One Pseudonocardia abyssalis DNA segment encodes these proteins:
- a CDS encoding phosphatase domain-containing protein produces MRSDEGGIVDATLDVRMPEGRATATLTVGERYDTATVHVAPDDARLGVVCDIDDTAWVTNLHDPLRAVWRTLARSSGGRRAVPGMAGLLQALRGRYPDAPVVYLSNGPWNLAGPVARFLEHSGFPAGPLLMTDWGITPRAWFRDGQAHKRSSLERLVEDFPQVSWVLIGDDGEHDPDLYGEFAARHPDRVAAIALRQVVPRPRERAVADDPPPDSDHDGSTAARAPSGTLVVRAPDGTGLLRGLRDALGVEPDRAGDDDVGW; encoded by the coding sequence GTGCGAAGCGACGAGGGTGGCATCGTCGACGCCACCCTCGATGTCCGAATGCCCGAGGGGCGGGCCACCGCCACGCTGACCGTCGGTGAGCGGTACGACACGGCGACCGTGCACGTCGCTCCCGACGATGCCCGTCTCGGCGTGGTGTGCGACATCGACGACACCGCATGGGTGACGAACCTCCACGACCCGCTGCGGGCGGTGTGGCGCACCCTGGCCCGGTCCAGCGGCGGCCGCCGGGCGGTGCCGGGGATGGCCGGCCTGCTCCAGGCCCTGCGCGGGCGCTACCCCGACGCCCCGGTGGTGTATCTGAGCAACGGCCCGTGGAACCTCGCGGGGCCGGTGGCCCGCTTCCTGGAGCACAGCGGGTTCCCGGCCGGGCCGCTGCTCATGACCGACTGGGGAATCACGCCGCGGGCGTGGTTCCGGGACGGGCAGGCACACAAGCGGTCATCGCTGGAGCGTCTGGTCGAGGACTTCCCGCAGGTGAGTTGGGTGCTCATCGGTGACGACGGCGAGCACGACCCTGACCTCTACGGTGAGTTCGCCGCGCGGCACCCTGATCGGGTGGCCGCGATCGCTCTGCGTCAGGTCGTGCCCCGACCGCGTGAGCGGGCCGTCGCGGACGATCCGCCACCTGATTCCGATCACGACGGATCGACGGCGGCACGGGCGCCGTCGGGAACGCTGGTCGTGCGGGCCCCGGACGGGACGGGGCTGCTGCGCGGGCTCCGCGACGCCCTCGGTGTGGAGCCCGACCGCGCGGGCGACGACGACGTCGGGTGGTGA
- a CDS encoding TerD family protein has product MGFGFRVGVPGLGIRVSTRGVRASAGPRIARVSVGSGGTRVSSGLGPLFASTSLSSGRRTTTTRRSAPRARSTGPSPAQLDRARRAAERAQAEAERHARIAELRELRRRSTSVHLQQFPTAHAPDIPPPPALTPAWATAEAEAFHLRGIGRFSRSARAAARAAAAQDATTYLAAEQTRLTRLHHDLDRDAATWWQAVLANDEQTVCDAVNAAFADNPAAGCAVGLEDAVLSVVLRQQDIDTLPDQTPALTSAGRPTLKTLTKRDRTLWWLTVLGSNVLATVAEALATAPAVDAVDLAVLSRIPDTGRLGVVAHGRWTRHALAAATLRTPEDALRFLDLGEDVTCTARTTTTRITAIDTATNPGLQALVDTAIDDGLDDHHPEPAPEQVDPYAIVPFADWTAQPPPALPAPTQAQPLTPGQNLVLPDDAETDLALDFRFTGADADLTLLLLATDGRVRGDTDFAFYNHPVTGGGAARLLGKTAAGTHTVERASVRLAALPHDVRRIAISINMDVDTGLTCGALHDAALTITGPSTAWTIPTPADPQIRAMVLAELYRHTHDTRPVWKLRSVGQGWADGLAGLARAHGVDIT; this is encoded by the coding sequence ATGGGTTTCGGGTTCCGGGTCGGCGTGCCCGGACTGGGCATCCGCGTGTCGACCCGCGGAGTCCGGGCCTCGGCCGGGCCGCGGATCGCGCGCGTCAGCGTCGGGTCCGGTGGCACCCGGGTCTCGAGCGGCCTCGGCCCGTTGTTCGCCTCGACCTCGCTGAGCAGCGGCCGCCGCACGACCACCACCCGCCGCAGCGCCCCCCGCGCCCGATCCACCGGCCCCTCGCCCGCGCAGCTGGACCGCGCCCGACGCGCCGCCGAACGCGCCCAGGCCGAGGCCGAGCGCCACGCCCGCATCGCCGAGCTCCGCGAGCTGCGCCGCCGCTCCACCAGCGTGCACCTGCAGCAGTTCCCCACCGCGCACGCACCCGACATCCCGCCACCCCCCGCACTCACCCCGGCATGGGCCACCGCCGAGGCCGAGGCGTTCCACCTGCGCGGCATCGGCCGGTTCTCCCGATCTGCCCGAGCCGCCGCACGCGCCGCCGCGGCCCAGGACGCCACGACCTACCTCGCCGCCGAGCAGACCCGCCTCACCCGCCTCCACCACGACCTCGACCGCGACGCCGCCACCTGGTGGCAGGCCGTGCTCGCCAACGACGAGCAGACCGTCTGCGACGCCGTCAACGCCGCCTTCGCCGACAACCCCGCCGCCGGCTGCGCGGTCGGCCTCGAGGACGCGGTGCTCTCGGTCGTCCTGCGCCAGCAGGACATCGACACCCTCCCCGACCAGACCCCCGCACTGACCTCCGCCGGCCGCCCCACCCTCAAGACCCTCACCAAGCGCGACCGCACCCTGTGGTGGCTCACCGTCTTGGGCTCCAACGTCCTCGCCACCGTCGCCGAAGCCCTCGCCACCGCACCCGCCGTCGACGCCGTCGACCTGGCCGTCCTGAGCCGCATCCCCGACACCGGGCGACTCGGCGTCGTCGCCCACGGCCGCTGGACCCGCCACGCCCTCGCCGCCGCCACCCTGCGCACACCCGAGGACGCCCTACGGTTCCTCGACCTGGGCGAGGACGTCACCTGCACCGCGAGGACCACCACCACCCGCATCACCGCTATCGACACCGCCACGAACCCGGGCCTGCAGGCACTGGTCGACACCGCGATCGACGACGGCCTCGACGACCACCACCCCGAGCCCGCACCCGAACAGGTCGACCCCTACGCCATCGTTCCCTTCGCCGACTGGACCGCTCAACCCCCGCCAGCACTTCCGGCCCCGACGCAGGCTCAGCCCCTCACACCCGGCCAGAACCTCGTGCTCCCCGACGACGCCGAGACCGACCTGGCCCTCGACTTCCGCTTCACCGGAGCCGACGCCGACCTCACCCTGCTCCTGCTCGCCACGGACGGGCGCGTCCGCGGCGACACCGACTTCGCCTTCTACAACCATCCCGTCACCGGAGGCGGCGCAGCCCGGCTCCTCGGCAAGACAGCAGCGGGGACGCACACCGTCGAACGCGCCTCGGTGCGCCTGGCCGCACTCCCCCACGACGTCCGCCGCATCGCGATCTCCATCAACATGGACGTCGACACCGGCCTGACCTGCGGAGCCCTCCACGACGCCGCACTGACCATCACCGGCCCCAGCACCGCCTGGACCATCCCCACCCCGGCCGACCCGCAGATCCGCGCCATGGTCCTCGCCGAGCTCTACCGCCACACCCACGACACCCGACCGGTCTGGAAGCTCCGCTCCGTCGGCCAGGGCTGGGCCGACGGCCTCGCCGGACTCGCCCGCGCCCACGGCGTCGACATCACCTGA